In the Malania oleifera isolate guangnan ecotype guangnan chromosome 1, ASM2987363v1, whole genome shotgun sequence genome, one interval contains:
- the LOC131155387 gene encoding E3 ubiquitin-protein ligase APD3-like: protein MHSTLEGDGVSRLMIQASNHTQLVILTGLSEANRHYPVSLFQNNGDPAIGWWLALSITVRAVVYFALLALLAIVICMILNCLDDCDLESETETDPLLPVPATAVRCTYGTQLQEGGGEDMETGNCGGRKCWSEDLYDGKLCVICYEQRRSCFFVPCGHSATCCQCAHRIYDGERRACPVCRKFIRKIRKLFA from the exons ATGCATTCAACACTAGAGGGAGATGGAGTGAGTCGACTCATGATTCAGGCTTCCAACCACACACAACTTGTTATCCTGACCGGACTCAGTGAAGCAAATAGACACTACCCAGTCTCCCTTTTTCAA AACAATGGTGATCCGGCAATTGGATGGTGGTTAGCCCTCTCTATAACGGTTCGGGCGGTTGTTTATTTTGCCCTTCTAG CATTGTTGGCAATTGTGATATGCATGATATTGAATTGCCTGGATGACTGCGACTTGGAGAGTGAGACGGAGACTGACCCGCTCCTGCCGGTGCCGGCGACGGCAGTGCGATGCACGTACGGAACGCAACTGCaagaaggaggaggagaggaCATGGAGACCGGAAATTGCGGTGGGCGGAAATGTTGGTCGGAGGATCTGTACGATGGAAAGCTGTGCGTGATTTGCTACGAGCAGCGGCGGAGCTGTTTCTTTGTTCCCTGTGGTCACTCTGCCACCTGCTGCCAATGTGCCCACAG GATTTATGATGGGGAAAGGAGGGCATGCCCGGTGTGCCGAAAATTCATTCGCAAAATAAGAAAGCTATTTGCTTAG